The window ATAGGCGGAAATTAATCTGCACACAGACTTACCGTCGTGGCTGGTGTTTCCTTCTGCACTGAAGCATTACAGctatccattaaaaaaaacaaaaaacaggcttCCTCCAATGTATGTAATGGCATTTCAATCTCGAGGCAGCATAATGCTgcacggctcccgcagagtgagcGGAAAggcggagttttacaacacttctcagatATTTGAGCATTTAAGAGAGTTGATAGATTTCTTCTCAAACTATTGTCAACACTTTAAAATTTGGTTAAGGTTAAGAGGATACCGATTAAATGCTCAAATTATAAAgaaagagtgagtgagtgagtgaatgagttAGCGAGCAAgcaaataatttgtttaaaGCAGGGACAGTGGAAATGTGCAATGTTTTCATGACCTTTTTATACAAATGTCTGTCTTTTCCTTATGACACTTTGGTTTCTTtaaacttaaacccaattgccTGTGTTggactttttcacattttacaaaaagCTTCACACAATATGTAGCATACTGAAAATTAAGACCCACTATGTGCCTGGTTTGTATCCTGTGAATGTCTGGGACTAAATAATGACGATTGAATACAATTTGTTTAAAACGTGTCAAACAGGTAAGAGCCAAGCTGTCATTTTTAAGATGTGGTTTACTTGAGGTCTTCTGTGGTTTTTTGAATGCTGCATCATTTGGGCGGTGGGAATGTTTTTGTACTATTGCGCCTTTGTCActagagggaggtgtttgcatGAAGAGATTAGAGAGCCTCTCACAATGACAATCTCATGCAGGAAAAATAAAttgctcttttgttttgttttggaaaactGTGCAAATAAAAAGACCAGAGATCAAGATTAAAAAGCAGTGTTTATTTCACATTTGCACCATCTTTCATTTATAATTAACACATGTAGTATAGTAGTTTCGAACGAAGTATGCATGTGCCTGGCATAAATAGTATGCGTTGTAGTAGGtagtaaaaagtgtgttttgcaATTGTGACAAAAGAAGATGCAATCCTtagtgtttattaaaaaaaaaaaaaaaaaaaaagccactgacgttcaactggagccatgcggtgagtcagtATAGGTCACGGCATGTTtcttagttgtttatttgtaaacaatttttacatcaaaagccctttctcaacttgttttttttctggttttatACTTTTTAGTGTCAACGTCACTTTTTCTGCTTGATGTGTTTCTTCTCACAGAAAGCttgttttcttcactttttggCCAGAAACTGGTGTTTTGGGTAAAACCAACCTATGggctactgctgattactaaagaacagaaaaagcgagaaaaatgtttttctttctggtgGCAGAACAGAGTACTCTTTCTCTTGGTCCGTTATGTGCTTATGTTGTCCCACTACACAATATTGGATGCATCTTGAAAGATCAGGCAAAATGCTCTAAAGCAGATGGCTTGCAATATGggaaactctgctttgaaaacgtcTGGCAGAGAATGAGTTAGTTTTGTGCAAAATCCTACTCAATTCACTTATTGGGATCATAACTAGCCATGTGTCATCAATAAGTGTGGCCTTTTAGAACTTGGATGCATTGGTCACTTTTTGCATCACAAATTCATCATGATGTACTCAAATTCCTCTATCTTCTTGCGGGTGTTTCCTCGCCGGATCTTGCGGTAGGATACAGAGTTGTATTTCGAGGTGGCGAAGTGGTCGAAGGATTCCTGGCGTCTGAGGGTGTCGGAGGACTTCTTTGGGAGCGGTAGAGTGGAGTGGCCAGGGACAGCGGGGTGCAGTGGGAATGCGTCAGGACGGCGGACATCGAGGTCCTTCTCCGACTCGGAAATGGAGCTGCGCTGGTTCGAGAAGCTCTCCTCGGGAGGTGGCTCAGTGGCTGGAGCCTGTCCCTGCTTCTGCTCAACTGCTCCATTACATGTAATGAAAGAGATCGTAGAACAACTAGGGCGCACTAGAAAAATGACTGTTGAACTAGTACTattacacaaatattaaatggataacaatatgaaatgtaaaagttttgTTGCATTATACATATGTACCTACAGTATACATATATGGTACATGTGCACAGCAGgtggaaaacatgataccatgttgacctaatgactaGTGTgtacagttgttgttgttttaaaacaagcaactgtaatttaattacacattttctccaagTAATATAATGAATTACAATTCCATAAATTTTGTAATTCACATAATCTCATTACATATAaatagttactccccaacactgtcTACTATTGCATAGAAACTTACAGCAGTGGATGGCAGTAGCAGACAAAAGTTACTAGTCAGTCCTAATTGTTCTACTGCACTAAATTGACATACAGTAGTGACAAAATGTTACTGGTAAGACAGTAGTTTTGCTAGTATTCAAAAGTCATACAGTAGTGTAAAAACGTCAGTACTATGATGTAGTCGTTCTACTACTGCACATAGACATACAGCAGTCAAaggcagtagtggaaaaaaacgtCACTAGTGGGACATAATAATTCTACTAGAGTGCTAtagttctactagtgcacagaAACATAGTGGAAGGTAATAGTGGAAAATAGTTACTGGTAAGacctagttgttctactagtgcacagaAATGTCATGACGTTGTCGAAGGCActagttgggggaaaaaaaaaaaacactagtaAGAAATTTGTTCGAAAAGTGcactagtcattctactagtgtgcagaaatgtcacagTAATGGAAAAAGCATCACTTGTAGTGCCTCAATCATTCTACtggtgtgcagaaatgtcatacagcaaTAGAAGACAGTACAATAGCAGAAAACATGTTACGAGTAAGACCTCGTCTTTCTGCTAGTGCCAAAAAAATGTCCTTCAGGAGTAGAAATAACTTCATTGTTAAGGCATAGTTTTCCTACTAGCTCATTCAGTAGTTTTACTAGTGCACAGAAACATGATATAGCAGTGGACAGCAGTAGTGGACAAAGGTTGCTAGTAAGACCTACTGTTCTACTCGTGTGCCCTAGTCgatctactagtgtgctgaatgttcatacagtagtggaacaCGTTACTAGTAGAACAGTTGGACTACTAGTGCACCTTAGTTAATGTAACAGTGAACAGGAATGTCATATGGTAGCggataaaaaaacatcactagGAGAATGTTGAATAAATCCTCAAATGTTTCTCCTCAACTTGCCATCTTAACTGCACTAGATACTGTAAATGTCGCATGCAGGCTTACCTTCATATGAGGGTTCACTGTGCTGAGGCTTTTCTGGCTCAACTTGAAGAGGACAGTGAAGCtccagagagccaatcacaggcgTCCCACCAGGCTCAGTTTCATCGGCCTGGATTTCCTTGCAGGCCTCTTGAACTTCAGTCAGGAGAGGTTCCTCACTTCTCTCTGAAAGTTGACTGTCCACATGGGCCGCTTCTAGGGTTACAAAATTCCGTGAATTTTTAgaatctccgggcactccggtttcctcccacatcccaaaaacatgcatgctaggttgattggaaactctacatttcccttaggtgtgaatgtgtgcgtgaatggtttgtttgtttatatgtgccctgcgattggctggcgaccagttcaggatgtaccccgcctatcgcccggagatagctgggataggctccagcacgcctgcgacccttgtgaggataaagcggtacagaaaatggatggatggatggatggatggatggatggaaactttTAATCAGAAGGAACGGGAATTTGTGGGAATAGAGAAGACTAAACTAGGAATTTACCAAATTGAAGGAACTTAAATGAAGCATCATCTTCTGCATGTCAGGCAGAAGCATGTGCAACTACCATACCAGTGCACCCTCAACTTCCAGTTAATTCCCACACGTTCCATTAGAAACTTTCCAATTCGTAGTACAGTactcttgagatacaagtgccttgacttaagagtgtttcaagatacaagccatcgcactgtgttttgtttttcattgtctTGAGATACAGGCAAAAGTCTGAGAAACAATTTCACTTCAGACCCCCACCGCTAGATGGCgccagcaaacttcacaacatcaACTCACGTTGGTTTCCTTGCGGTGGCAGGACAGTATTGGCGCTAATGCGCCATAAACCGCCAATATACCCCACAGAAGAACACGAATGGGCGAAACGTTAGCGAAAGATGTGTTTTGTAGATGCATTTTTTATGTTTGCAAGTTATGTGGTGACTAGATGTTATGACTGTTTTTCTCCAGTACAAAAGTCTTGAGTGCATTTTTTCatatgtaaaacaacaaattttggtgtttttcacaggggctggaacggattaattggatttacattcatttcaatgggggaagctgatttgagttacgagtgttttgagatacaTGCGTGGTATCTGAACAAATTAACTCCAAAATTCCAGAAGCGtgaattcccatggaaatttgTGAAATTTGCCAAAAATGTTGGGGAAATTTACCAGAAATTTTTGGTGGAATTGAACTTAAATTTGGGAGGAATGTACTGAAAGAATTGCATGaaaatttgggggaaattgaacaaacattttggggaaatttcCCCCAATTTTTTCCAGGAAATTTACGAAATCTTTTCGGGATATCGCCCAAAACCATTCTGCAAATTTACTAGAAATGTTCTACCCCCCTTGCAAGCCCAAATGCTTTGCTGTTAAAAACTTGCACCAACCTGGATCACGAGAGCTGTTGGCTCTACTGTGCTCCTCGGCTTGATCTTCGTCACTGTAGAACACAGAGTCGTCTCCCTCCTCCACCGACCACGCATCTCTATCCTCGGGTTCCGAGTTGCGGAGCTTCGTCTCGGGGGTGAATCCGCAAATGATCTCGAGTACCTGCGATGCCATAacaacctcctcctcctctcctttgtGAGCCACTGGCTTTGGAAACACTGGGCTATCCTGCATCTCCATCTTTGAAAAGTGTGTATCTTTTTACCCGTTGAGTCAGAAATCTAACATTCTTTGGCTTGCCATTGCGTTACTGTCTAGTCGCAGACATGAATGAGCATTCAAAGACATCACTTGTCCTgcgaattgtttttaaatagtcCATGTAGCACTTGAAGTTGGTGGTGCAAGGTCAAGCTTGGCAGTCCTCTCCCCGATGTAATCGTTTGTGAGCGCTGGATCGCCAGTGAACAGAGGTTTTGTTGTTGGGCCCAACAAAGCCTCTTTGTGACTCGAGCTTCACAGCATACAAAGTGACTGTACCCAATCACTAATCTTTCTTGGGTGATCAGTCTTCTTTCTACAAAGTTTCCAGGCAGGATTAACATTCTCCCATAGGTTTACTATACTTACTGTATGCTGCTTATGTGTGCTGTTGTAGACATCTTGGAACCACTCTTGAGAAAATTTAAACgagtatttacaaaaaaaaaagtttcagtgAACCTTACATATTCTTTGTACGGAATTTgtgaatattcacatttttttttttttttttttgtaaccaaacaacagttatttgctgaaaatctcaCTTATTCACTGTTTGTGTGCTTAGGGCAGAGCCCAATATAATATGAATAGCTTGTTATCATGGAATTATGTTGAATTGAGGAgcatcaggcggcacggtggccgactggttagagcgtcagcctcacaattctgaggacccggtttcaatccccggcccctcctgtgtggagtttgcgtgttctccccgtgcctgcgtgggttttctccgggcactccggtttcctcccacatcccaaaaacatgcattaattggagactctaaattg is drawn from Phycodurus eques isolate BA_2022a chromosome 12, UOR_Pequ_1.1, whole genome shotgun sequence and contains these coding sequences:
- the LOC133410842 gene encoding ermin-like isoform X2 produces the protein MEMQDSPVFPKPVAHKGEEEEVVMASQVLEIICGFTPETKLRNSEPEDRDAWSVEEGDDSVFYSDEDQAEEHSRANSSRDPEAAHVDSQLSERSEEPLLTEVQEACKEIQADETEPGGTPVIGSLELHCPLQVEPEKPQHSEPSYEVEQKQGQAPATEPPPEESFSNQRSSISESEKDLDVRRPDAFPLHPAVPGHSTLPLPKKSSDTLRRQESFDHFATSKYNSVSYRKIRRGNTRKKIEEFEYIMMNL
- the LOC133410842 gene encoding ermin-like isoform X1; this encodes MEMQDSPVFPKPVAHKGEEEEVVMASQVLEIICGFTPETKLRNSEPEDRDAWSVEEGDDSVFYSDEDQAEEHSRANSSRDPEAAHVDSQLSERSEEPLLTEVQEACKEIQADETEPGGTPVIGSLELHCPLQVEPEKPQHSEPSYEAVEQKQGQAPATEPPPEESFSNQRSSISESEKDLDVRRPDAFPLHPAVPGHSTLPLPKKSSDTLRRQESFDHFATSKYNSVSYRKIRRGNTRKKIEEFEYIMMNL